TGCGCATCGCGGCCGAGCGGTTGCGCTGCGAGTACACCATGTTGACCGGGGCCTCGAAGCCCGGGACCAGGCGGTGGTAGGAGTTCACCGTCGGGTTGGTGAAGGCCAGCAGCGACGGGGCGTGCTTCAGGATGCCGCCGATGTAGTAGCGCGCCATGTCCGAGAGGCCCGCGTAACCCTGCTCGTCGTAGAAGAGCGGGGAGCCGCCGGACCACAGCGACTGGTGGACGTGCATGCCCGAGCCGTTGTCGCCGAAGATCGGCTTCGGCATGAAGGTCGCGGTCTTGCCGTTGCGCCAGGCGACGTTCTTCACGATGTACTTGAAGAGCATCAGGTCGTCGGCCGCGGCGAGCAGCGTGTTGAACTTGTAGTTGATCTCCGCCTGGCCGGCGGTGCCGACCTCGTGGTGCTGGCGCTCGACCTGGAGGCCGTTCTTGTCCAGCTCCATGGAGATCTCGGCGCGCAGGTCGGCGAAGTGGTCGACCGGCGGGGTCGGGAAGTAGCCGCCCTTGTAGCGGACCTTGTACCCGCGGTTGTTCTCGAGGGCACCGGTGTTCCAGGCGCCGGCCTCGGAGTCGATGTGGTAGAAGCTCTCGTTCGCCGACGTCTGGAAGCGGACGTTGTCGAAGACGTAGAACTCGGCCTCGGGGCCGAAGAAGGCGGTGTCGGCGATGCCGGTCGAGGTCAGGTACGCCTCGGCCTTCTTGGCCACGTTCCGCGGGTCGCGGCTGTACTGCTCACCGGTGATCGGGTCGTGGATGAAGAAGTTGATGTTCACGGTCTTGTCGCGGCGGAAGGGGTCCACCCGGGCCGTCGACAGGTCGGCGCGCAGGGCCATGTCCGACTCGTGGATGGCCTGGAAGCCGCGGATCGACGAGCCGTCGAAAGCCAGTTCCTCGGCCGGGTCGAAGGTCGCCGCGGGGATCGTGAAGTGCTGCATCACACCCGGCAGGTCGCAGAACCGGACGTCGACGAACTTGACGTCGTTGTCGGCGATGTACTTCTGGACTTCGTCGGCGTTCTGGAACATCCAACTCCTCCTACTCCCGACCCGGGAACGGGCGGGGTTGCAGCTCGTTGTGCGGCCAGTGCGGTGGCACACGCTGGCCCCGACCATAGGCAGGCAGGATTTCTCCAGCATGACCCATTTGTTTCGCCCAAGTTAACCAGCCCGGTTGTGAGCGGGCACTCAGCGACGTTCCCGTGCCCCGCCGGGCCGGGGGCAAACAGGGGCGCAGTACCGTGGACGGGTGGACAACAGGCAAGCAATCGGATCGTGGCTCTCCGGCCCCCGCGCGGCCGCAGAGGAGATGGGCGCCGACTTCGGTTACCGGGGGCAGCGCCTCGGCCTGCCGCAGGAGGGCCCGGGCTCGGTGGCGCCCCTCGGGCGGCGTTTCGGCGCCCTCTTCATCGACTGGGCCGGCTGCATGCTGATCGCATACGGGCTGCTCGCTCGTGGTGACCAGCAGGCGGCCGGGAACTGGGCACTCGGCATCTTCCTCGTGCTCAGCCTGCTCACCGTCACGGCGGTCGGCTCCACCCCCGGCAAGCGCCTCTGCGGCCTGAGGGTCATCGCGGAGAACGGCGGCCGGCTCGGCATCGGCCGGGTCCTCCTGCGTACGGTCCTGCTCCTGCTGGTCATCCCGGCGCTGGTCTGGGACCGCGACAGCCGCGGCCTCCACGACCGCCTCTCGCGCTCCGTCCAGGTCCGTATCTGATCGGGATCCGGCACAGAGCACCGCATGTACCCGCCGTACGGCGGTACGGAGCATGAGGGCGGCCCCGGACGATGTACGTCCGGGGCCGCCCTCATGCTCCGTACCGTGCCGTCAGCGCATCTTCCCGCCGCGCGGCATCCGCATGCCCTTCGGCATGGGCCCCTTCGGCAGCGGCATGTTGCTCATCAGGTCCCCCATCGCCCGCAGCCGGTCGTTGGCCGAGGTGACCTGCGGGCCGGTCAGGACCCGCGGGAGCTTCAGCATGGTGGTGCGCACCTTCTTCAGCGGCACCTGCCCCTCGCCGTCGCCGACGATGATGTCGTGCACCGGCACGTCCACCACGATGCGCGCCATCCGCTTCTTCTCCGCGGCCAGCAGGCTCTTCACCCGGTTCGGGTTGCCCTCCGCCACCAGCACGATGCCCGCCTTGCCGACCGCACGGTGGATGACGTCCTGGCTGCGGTTCATCGCGACCGCCGGAGTGGTGGTCCAGCCGCGGCCCACCCGGTCCAGCACGGCCGCCGCGGCGCCCGGCTGCCCCTCCATCTGCCCGAAGGCGGCACGCTCGGCACGCCGGCCGAAGATGATGGCCATCGCGAGGAAGGCCAGCACGAAGCCCAGGATGCCCGCGTAGATGGGGTGACCGATCAGGAAACCGATCGCGAGGAAGACACCGAAGGTGACGATTCCCACACCCGCGACGACAAGACCCACCTTGGGGTCGCTCCGCCTGGTCATCTTGTAGGTCAGGGCGATCTGCTTGAGCCGCCCTGCGTTCTCGGCGCTGTCCGCGCCTTCAGATTTTGCCTTCCTCGCCATGTACCGAAGTTTACGTGGCGACCCGGCGGCCTAGGAACGCCGGTCGGCCACGGCGCTCAGCACGTGCTCGGCCTCGACCCGGTCCCTGGCCCGGCGGCGGTCCTCCAGGACGGCGTTCCAGGCGTTGCGGCGGGCGGTGCGCTGGCCGCTGCCCATCAGCAGCGACTCGACGGCACGCAGGGCGGTGGTGACGGCCGGCAGCGCGTTGGCCCGGACCGGTGCGGCATGCATGACGGTTGTTTCCCCTCGGGGCGGCGGCGCGCGCACCGGGCGCGCACGGGGTGGCGGGAAGCAGTGACGGCGGCGGCCCACGGGAGCCGCTGCCATCCGTGTACCTAGGGTCACTGCTCGGTGTTACCAGTGCATGACCGGTCGGTCAAACACCAATGAACCCCTGATTCCAGGGCCTTGCACGCCGAAGCGGCCCATACGGGCCCCCTGGCCTGCGGGGGTGCGTACGGGCCGCTCCGGTGCGGTGCTTACTTCTCGGTAAATCCTTGTGCGCGAATTCACACAGCCCCGGCGGCCGCCGGGGACGCCTCGGCGGTCTCGGCGCGCCGGTCCATGGCCTGCTGGAAGAGACGGCCCGCGCGGTACGAGGAACGCACCAGCGGCCCCGACATCACACCGGAGTAGCCGATCGCGTCGGCCTCGTCCTTCAGCTCCACGAACTCGTGCGGCTTCACCCAGCGTTCGACGGGGTGGTGCCGCGGCGTGGGCCGCAGGTACTGCGTGATGGTGATCAGCTCGCACCCGGCGTCGTACAGGTCCTTGAGCGCCTCGCTGACCTCTTCACGGGTCTCGCCCATGCCGAGGATCAGGTTGGACTTCGTCACCAGGCCGGCCTCGCGGGCGCGGGTGATGACCTCGAGGGAGCGCTCGTACCGGAAACCGGGGCGGATCCGCTTGAAGATGCGGGGCACCGTCTCGACGTTGTGCGCGAGCACCTCGGGGCGGGAGGAGAAGACCTCGGCGAGCTGCTCGGGGACCGCGTTGAAGTCCGGGATCAGCAGCTCGACCTTGGTCGCGCCGTCCGCCCGGCCGGCCGTCAGCGCGTGGATCCGGCGGACCGTCTCCGCGTACAGCCAGGCCCCGCCGTCCTCCAGGTCGTCACGGGCGACGCCGGTGATGGTGGCGTAGTTCAGGTCCATCGTGACGACGGACTCGCCGACGCGACGGGGCTCGTCCCGGTCCAGCGCCTGCGGCTTGCCCGTGTCGATCTGGCAGAAGTCGCAGCGCCGGGTGCACTGGTCGCCGCCGATGAGGAAGGTGGCCTCCCGGTCCTCCCAGCACTCGAAGATGTTGGGGCAGCCGGCCTCCTGGCACACGGTGTGCAGACCCTCGCTCTTCACGAGTTTCTGCAACTGGTTGTACTCGGGGCCCATCTTCGCCCGGGTCTTGATCCACTCGGGCTTGCGCTCGATGGGGGTCTGGCTGTTCCGGACCTCCAGGCGCAGCATCTTGCGCCCGTCGGGTGCGACAGCGGACACTCCGGCACTCCCCTTTGCTTTCACTGCACTGGTTACTTCGGCATTGGAATCTTCGGTGAACACCAGGGTACGCCCGTCGTTAGAACGGTCTTACGTCCGCCCAACCTGTGGCCGACAGGCCGTATTCCCGGGGCCGGGCGGTTTCGGGCGGTCCGGCCCCGGGGCCGTTCAGGCGGGGGCCGGGGCGGCCCGGCCGCCCTCCACGGCGCGGGGCGCGAGTTCCGCGCCCTCCAGGACCTCCCGCAGGTGCTTCTCCACGACCGGAAGGACGTCCGCGATCGTGATGTCGCGGCCCAGCTCGTAGGCGAGCGAGGTGACGCCCGCGTCCCGGATGCCGCACGGCACGATCCGGTCGAACCAGGTGTTGTCCGGGTTCACGTTGAAGGAGAAGCCGTGCATCGTCACGCCCTTGGCGACCCGGATGCCGATCGCCGCCAGCTTGCGGTCCTCACGGCGCTGGCCCGCGTTGGACGGCGCGTACTCGGGGCCGTTCAGACGTGCGTCGAACTCCTCGTCGTGCAGACGGGGGTCGAAGTCGAGCGAGAGCCCGCCGGACGACGGCCGTTCCCCGACCGGGTCGCCCAGCACCCAGACACCACTGCGCCCCTCGACCCGGGAGGTCTCCACACCGAACTCCGCCGAGGCGCGGATCAGCGCCTCCTCCAGACGGCGCACATGGGCGACCACGTCGACCGGGCGCGGCAGCTTCTGGATCGGATAGCCCACGAGCTGTCCGGGACCGTGCCAGGTGATCTTCCCGCCGCGGTCCACGTCGATGACCGGGGTGCCGTCCAGCGGACGCTCGCTGTCGGCGGTACGCCGCCCCGCGGTGTAGACGGGCGGGTGCTCCAGGAGCAGACAGGTGTCCGGGACGGTGTCCTCGAAGCGGGCGGCGTGCACCTCCCGCTGCATGTCCCAGGCCTTCTGGTAGTCGACGGCCTGTTCGCCGAATCCCACTCGGACGAACCGCAGCTCGCTCACTTCGGGTGCCTCCCTACGTGCGGCGCCGGGAGGGGTGTCCCCGGGACCGCGTCACCGTGCACTGATGTGCGCCCCGGGCCACTGTACGACCGGGGCCCCGCCGCGGGACCGGCAGGTTCACCGGGCGAAGGCCGGCCCGGGGCCGGTTCCCGGTCCCGGGGACCCGCTGTCAGCGAACTTCGCAATCCTCACACGATCGGATGAATGTGAAGCGAAGGTCGGTTGCATCGCTGGTGGGAGAGCTACATTCGCGCCGTTCCCGTAGGGCCGCCGGGCCGGCCCCGAAGGCAGGAGACCGTACAGCTGATGTCGGAACGACCTCCGCAGCGCACCCCCAACCGGCGGCTCGCTGCGCTCATCGCGGAAGCCGGATTCTCCCATGCGGGCCTCGCCCGCCGGGTTGATCAGCTGGGCCTCGAACACGGCCTCGATCTGCGGTACGACAAAACCTCGGTGACCCGTTGGCTGCGGGGCCAGCAGCCGCGTGGCACCACCCCCGCGCTGATCGCCGAGGTGTTCACCCGGCGGCTCGGGCGCAGACTCTCCGCACAGGATCTCGGCCTGGACGCGTGCGCGCCCGTCTACGCGGGACTGGAGTTCGCCGCCACCCCGGCCGAGGCCGTGGACATCGTCAGCGGTCTGTGGCGGAAGGACTCCGGCAGCCAGACGGAACTGCGCAAGATCGCCTTCACCCCCGCCGGGCTGGTCGTCCCCAGCCGCGACTGGCTGATCGGGCGGCCCGACGAATGGGTCGGCCGCGGCGAGGGGACGGGACCCGGGACCGGTGGCGCGGTCCCGCCGGCCGACCGCCCGGCCGAACCCCGCAGCGGTGCCCGCGCGGCGAGCGGCCCGCGCCCCGCGGGCGCGCCGGGCACGTTCCCCGCGGCCCGCCGGCCCGACGCCCCCCAGACCCCCGGCGGCCACGCCTTCGGCCCCCCGCAGGGGCCCGGCCCGCACGGTCCCGGCCCGCACGGGGCCGCGGCGCACAGCGGCAGGCCCGTGCCCAGGGGCCCCGCCCCCGCCCGGCCACCGGGCCCCTCCGCCACGTCCCACCCGGCCGTCCCCCGCCAGCGGGGCACGGAGCGCGGCCCCGGCCAGCGGGTCGGCAACGGCGACATCGCCGCGCTCCACTCGGTCGGCGACCTCTTCCGGGCCCTGGACAACGCCTACGGCGGCGGCCACGCCCGCCAGGCCCTCGTCAGGTACCTGGAACACGAGACCGAGCCGATGCTCCGCGGGACGTACACCGAGGCCGTCGGACGGCGGCTGTTCTCCGCCGCCGCGGACCTGACCAGGCTGGCCGGCTGGACGTCGTACGACATCGGCGCGCACGGACTCGCCCAGCGGTACTTCGTCCAGGCGCTGCGCCTCGCGCAGGCGGCGGGCGACCGGGCGTACGGGGCCTTCGTGCTGGTCACGATGAGCCGGCAGGCGGTCTACCTCGGGCACGGCAGGGAAGCGGTCCAGCTCGCCCGGGTCGCCCAGCAGGGCATCGGCTCGGCGGCCCCGCCCGTCGTGCTCGCCCTGCTGCACGCGGTCGAGGCCCGGGGGCACGGCGTCCTCGGCGAGACCCGGGCGTGCGTCGCCGCCC
This DNA window, taken from Streptomyces nitrosporeus, encodes the following:
- the lipB gene encoding lipoyl(octanoyl) transferase LipB, with amino-acid sequence MSELRFVRVGFGEQAVDYQKAWDMQREVHAARFEDTVPDTCLLLEHPPVYTAGRRTADSERPLDGTPVIDVDRGGKITWHGPGQLVGYPIQKLPRPVDVVAHVRRLEEALIRASAEFGVETSRVEGRSGVWVLGDPVGERPSSGGLSLDFDPRLHDEEFDARLNGPEYAPSNAGQRREDRKLAAIGIRVAKGVTMHGFSFNVNPDNTWFDRIVPCGIRDAGVTSLAYELGRDITIADVLPVVEKHLREVLEGAELAPRAVEGGRAAPAPA
- a CDS encoding DUF4191 domain-containing protein, producing the protein MARKAKSEGADSAENAGRLKQIALTYKMTRRSDPKVGLVVAGVGIVTFGVFLAIGFLIGHPIYAGILGFVLAFLAMAIIFGRRAERAAFGQMEGQPGAAAAVLDRVGRGWTTTPAVAMNRSQDVIHRAVGKAGIVLVAEGNPNRVKSLLAAEKKRMARIVVDVPVHDIIVGDGEGQVPLKKVRTTMLKLPRVLTGPQVTSANDRLRAMGDLMSNMPLPKGPMPKGMRMPRGGKMR
- the lipA gene encoding lipoyl synthase, which produces MSAVAPDGRKMLRLEVRNSQTPIERKPEWIKTRAKMGPEYNQLQKLVKSEGLHTVCQEAGCPNIFECWEDREATFLIGGDQCTRRCDFCQIDTGKPQALDRDEPRRVGESVVTMDLNYATITGVARDDLEDGGAWLYAETVRRIHALTAGRADGATKVELLIPDFNAVPEQLAEVFSSRPEVLAHNVETVPRIFKRIRPGFRYERSLEVITRAREAGLVTKSNLILGMGETREEVSEALKDLYDAGCELITITQYLRPTPRHHPVERWVKPHEFVELKDEADAIGYSGVMSGPLVRSSYRAGRLFQQAMDRRAETAEASPAAAGAV
- the glnA gene encoding type I glutamate--ammonia ligase yields the protein MFQNADEVQKYIADNDVKFVDVRFCDLPGVMQHFTIPAATFDPAEELAFDGSSIRGFQAIHESDMALRADLSTARVDPFRRDKTVNINFFIHDPITGEQYSRDPRNVAKKAEAYLTSTGIADTAFFGPEAEFYVFDNVRFQTSANESFYHIDSEAGAWNTGALENNRGYKVRYKGGYFPTPPVDHFADLRAEISMELDKNGLQVERQHHEVGTAGQAEINYKFNTLLAAADDLMLFKYIVKNVAWRNGKTATFMPKPIFGDNGSGMHVHQSLWSGGSPLFYDEQGYAGLSDMARYYIGGILKHAPSLLAFTNPTVNSYHRLVPGFEAPVNMVYSQRNRSAAMRIPITGSNPKAKRVEFRAPDPSSNPYLAFSALLMAGLDGVKNKIEPPEPIDKDLYELAPEEHASVQQVPTSLPAVLDALEEDNEYLQAGGVFTPDLIETWIDYKRTHEIAPIQLRPHPHEFELYFDL
- a CDS encoding RDD family protein → MDNRQAIGSWLSGPRAAAEEMGADFGYRGQRLGLPQEGPGSVAPLGRRFGALFIDWAGCMLIAYGLLARGDQQAAGNWALGIFLVLSLLTVTAVGSTPGKRLCGLRVIAENGGRLGIGRVLLRTVLLLLVIPALVWDRDSRGLHDRLSRSVQVRI
- a CDS encoding regulator, giving the protein MSERPPQRTPNRRLAALIAEAGFSHAGLARRVDQLGLEHGLDLRYDKTSVTRWLRGQQPRGTTPALIAEVFTRRLGRRLSAQDLGLDACAPVYAGLEFAATPAEAVDIVSGLWRKDSGSQTELRKIAFTPAGLVVPSRDWLIGRPDEWVGRGEGTGPGTGGAVPPADRPAEPRSGARAASGPRPAGAPGTFPAARRPDAPQTPGGHAFGPPQGPGPHGPGPHGAAAHSGRPVPRGPAPARPPGPSATSHPAVPRQRGTERGPGQRVGNGDIAALHSVGDLFRALDNAYGGGHARQALVRYLEHETEPMLRGTYTEAVGRRLFSAAADLTRLAGWTSYDIGAHGLAQRYFVQALRLAQAAGDRAYGAFVLVTMSRQAVYLGHGREAVQLARVAQQGIGSAAPPVVLALLHAVEARGHGVLGETRACVAALVRAERALQSTRTGDEAPSWARHFDEAQLADEFGHCHRDLQQYRAAAQHAERSLQLRAPAYARSRLFCRVVLATARLGLGELDQACLLGAEAAQQAAEMRSVRAAEYVRDFERRLEPYRDAVAVRGYRDRVASLG